From a region of the Streptomyces sp. NBC_00193 genome:
- a CDS encoding futalosine hydrolase: protein MRALIVTAVTAEADSVVRGLSGPVPHPDHTPGPDHAPGFTSEPRTLPGGYLIHRRGAFDVLVAGVGPAAAAAGTATALALAAAPGYGLVVSAGIGGGFAPAAPIGSLVVADAIVAADLGAETPQGFLTVTELGFGRSVHLPPAELAARAAEATGALLAPVLTVSTVTGTAARTTALAARHPLAGAEAMEGFGVAEAAAAHGLPVLEVRAVSNAVGPRDRDAWRIGEALTALADGFRALGPVLASWGGPS, encoded by the coding sequence ATGCGCGCGCTCATCGTGACCGCGGTGACGGCGGAGGCCGACTCCGTCGTCCGAGGCCTGTCCGGTCCGGTCCCTCATCCGGACCACACCCCCGGCCCGGACCACGCCCCCGGTTTCACTTCCGAGCCGCGCACCCTCCCCGGCGGTTACCTCATCCACCGCCGGGGAGCCTTCGACGTGCTGGTCGCCGGTGTCGGCCCGGCCGCCGCGGCCGCCGGTACGGCGACCGCCCTGGCGCTCGCGGCAGCCCCCGGCTACGGCCTCGTCGTCTCCGCCGGCATCGGCGGCGGGTTCGCGCCCGCCGCCCCGATCGGCTCCCTCGTGGTCGCCGACGCGATCGTCGCCGCCGATCTGGGCGCCGAGACCCCGCAGGGGTTCCTGACCGTCACCGAACTCGGCTTCGGCCGCAGCGTGCACCTGCCTCCCGCAGAGCTCGCCGCGCGCGCCGCCGAGGCGACCGGGGCGCTGCTCGCGCCCGTGCTGACCGTCTCCACCGTCACCGGCACCGCCGCCCGTACGACCGCCCTCGCCGCCCGGCACCCGCTCGCCGGGGCCGAGGCGATGGAGGGCTTCGGGGTCGCGGAGGCCGCCGCCGCCCACGGGCTGCCCGTGCTGGAGGTCCGTGCCGTCTCCAACGCCGTGGGCCCGCGGGACCGCGACGCCTGGCGGATCGGCGAGGCGCTGACGGCGCTGGCCGACGGCTTCCGGGCACTGGGACCCGTACTCGCTTCCTGGGGAGGACCCTCATGA
- a CDS encoding HAD family hydrolase — protein MSPETQLTVGFDLDMTLIDSRPGIKAAFEALSAETGTFIDTEQTVSRLGPPLDQELAYWFPESEIPAMADRYREIYPTYAIGPTPAMPGAREAVEAVRALGGRAIVVTAKHEPNARLHLDHLGIEPDAVIGSLWAEAKAVALREYAAQVYVGDHVGDVRGARTAGAVSVTVPTGPCPEPELREAGADVVLADLTELPAWLAEYERTRTA, from the coding sequence ATGAGCCCCGAGACGCAGCTGACCGTCGGATTCGACCTCGACATGACCCTCATCGACTCCCGGCCGGGCATCAAGGCGGCCTTCGAGGCGCTTTCGGCCGAGACGGGCACGTTCATCGACACCGAGCAGACGGTGTCGCGCCTCGGTCCGCCGCTGGACCAGGAGCTCGCGTACTGGTTCCCGGAGTCGGAGATCCCCGCCATGGCCGACCGCTACCGGGAGATCTATCCCACCTACGCCATCGGGCCGACCCCGGCGATGCCCGGCGCCCGCGAGGCGGTCGAAGCCGTCCGGGCCCTCGGCGGCCGCGCGATCGTCGTCACCGCCAAGCACGAGCCCAACGCCCGCCTGCACCTGGACCACCTGGGGATCGAGCCGGACGCGGTCATCGGCTCGCTGTGGGCGGAGGCCAAGGCGGTCGCCCTGCGCGAGTACGCCGCCCAGGTCTACGTCGGCGACCACGTCGGCGACGTCCGGGGCGCCCGTACGGCCGGCGCGGTGTCGGTGACGGTCCCGACCGGCCCCTGCCCGGAGCCGGAACTGCGGGAGGCGGGCGCGGACGTGGTCCTGGCGGACCTCACGGAGCTGCCGGCCTGGCTCGCGGAGTACGAGCGCACGCGGACCGCGTAA
- a CDS encoding cold-shock protein produces the protein MPTGKVKWFNSEKGFGFLSRDDGGDVFVHSSVLPDGLDALKPGQRVEFGVVAGQRGDQALSVIVLDPAPSVAAAQRRKPDELASIVQDLTTLLENVSQQLERGRYPDKAHGGKIAGMLRAVADQLDV, from the coding sequence GTGCCTACCGGCAAGGTCAAGTGGTTCAACAGTGAGAAGGGCTTCGGCTTCCTCTCCCGCGACGACGGCGGCGACGTCTTCGTCCACTCGTCGGTGCTCCCCGACGGGTTGGACGCGCTCAAGCCCGGCCAGCGCGTCGAGTTCGGTGTCGTCGCAGGGCAACGCGGTGACCAGGCGCTTTCGGTGATCGTCCTGGATCCGGCACCCTCCGTCGCGGCCGCGCAGCGGCGCAAGCCGGACGAGCTCGCGTCCATCGTGCAGGACCTCACGACCCTGCTGGAGAACGTCTCGCAGCAACTGGAGCGGGGCCGCTACCCCGACAAGGCGCACGGCGGGAAGATCGCCGGCATGCTGCGCGCGGTGGCCGACCAGCTCGACGTCTGA
- a CDS encoding ABC transporter ATP-binding protein encodes MSRLSARGLTLAYEDRVVVDALDLSVPDGKVTVIVGPNACGKSTTLRALGRLLRPRSGSVVLDGEALSSLPTRRIAQAVGLLPQSPSAPEAITVADLVARGRQPHQHWWQQWSEADERAVVDAMARTSVSDLADRPVDALSGGQRQRVWIAMALAQDTDILLLDEPTTFLDIAHQVEVLDLVRRLNHERGRTVVAVLHDLNQAARYADHLVAMKSGRVVAEGPPSSIVTADLVREVFGLDSIVIPDPITGSPLIVPTSPWAAPS; translated from the coding sequence GTGAGCCGACTGTCCGCACGGGGCCTGACCCTCGCCTACGAGGACCGGGTGGTCGTGGACGCCCTGGACCTGTCCGTCCCGGACGGCAAGGTGACGGTGATCGTCGGCCCGAACGCCTGCGGCAAGTCCACGACGCTACGGGCCCTCGGCCGACTGCTCCGCCCCCGCTCGGGCTCGGTCGTCCTGGACGGCGAAGCCCTCTCCTCCCTCCCCACCCGGCGGATCGCCCAGGCCGTCGGCCTGCTCCCGCAATCCCCCTCGGCCCCGGAGGCGATCACCGTCGCGGACCTGGTCGCGCGGGGTCGACAGCCGCACCAGCACTGGTGGCAGCAGTGGTCGGAGGCGGACGAGCGGGCCGTCGTCGACGCGATGGCCCGGACGTCGGTGTCGGACCTGGCGGACCGTCCCGTGGACGCGCTGTCGGGCGGACAGCGGCAGCGGGTCTGGATCGCGATGGCCCTCGCCCAGGACACGGACATCCTGCTCCTGGACGAGCCGACGACCTTCCTGGACATCGCCCACCAGGTGGAGGTGCTGGACCTGGTCCGCCGCCTGAACCACGAACGCGGCCGCACGGTCGTCGCCGTCCTCCACGACCTCAACCAGGCCGCGCGGTACGCGGACCACCTGGTGGCGATGAAATCGGGCCGGGTGGTGGCGGAGGGCCCACCCTCTTCGATCGTCACGGCCGACCTGGTCCGCGAGGTCTTCGGCCTCGACTCGATCGTCATCCCCGACCCGATAACGGGCTCCCCCCTGATCGTCCCGACGTCCCCGTGGGCCGCACCTTCCTAA
- a CDS encoding DUF2771 domain-containing protein, whose translation MTAPLFSGRARRSVAALGAVSAGLLLLSACDKPTPLATVTVGTSSVSTEAACSDAKELTADKVQECFADLKHAKNIDYGRGDTLRLGVEPDVVEDGKKWQAVLDGQPITEPSSNTYRSFPGADLFATGGQGEAPASKKLNIVQVSEDGKPIAVWAFNVKLK comes from the coding sequence ATGACCGCACCGCTTTTCTCGGGTAGGGCCCGCCGCAGCGTCGCGGCCCTCGGAGCCGTTTCCGCCGGCCTCCTCCTCCTCTCCGCCTGTGACAAGCCGACGCCGCTGGCGACCGTGACGGTCGGCACCTCGTCGGTGTCCACCGAAGCCGCCTGCAGCGACGCCAAGGAGCTCACGGCCGACAAGGTCCAGGAGTGCTTCGCCGACCTCAAGCACGCCAAGAACATCGACTACGGCCGCGGCGACACGCTGCGCCTCGGTGTCGAGCCGGACGTCGTCGAGGACGGCAAGAAGTGGCAGGCGGTCCTCGACGGGCAGCCGATCACCGAGCCCTCCTCGAACACCTACCGCAGCTTCCCCGGCGCCGACCTGTTCGCCACCGGCGGCCAGGGCGAGGCCCCGGCCTCCAAGAAGCTGAACATCGTCCAGGTGTCCGAGGACGGCAAGCCCATCGCCGTCTGGGCCTTCAACGTCAAGCTCAAGTAG
- a CDS encoding iron chelate uptake ABC transporter family permease subunit codes for MSAGTRVLPAGYALLRPRSGRGSFLLHRRSAAVALGLALLLAAVCVAYLSLGESFVAPAQVVKVVLGQPSPADLVVGTLRLPRMTVGLLVGLAFGVAGALIQTVARNPLASPDIIGISQGASAVTVAALTFGVTSYTLLPYLSVLGGVIAAALVYVFAWRGGLHATRFVLIGIGFAIALRSVTTLLMTKGDYLVAQQAQIWMTGSLNGRGWDVATPLAWVLLALLPGILWAARAQRTVSLDDDTATALGIRLGRVRLGLVALGVILASVATGAAGPVDFVALLAPQIARRMTRTAQIPLLSSALTGAVIVVLADLLARKLLSPTELPVGVLTAAVGAPYLIWLIMRSRTGGKQ; via the coding sequence ATGAGCGCCGGCACGCGGGTCCTCCCCGCCGGTTACGCGCTCCTCCGCCCCCGCTCGGGCCGCGGCTCCTTCCTCCTGCACCGCCGGTCGGCGGCCGTGGCCCTCGGCCTGGCCCTCCTCCTGGCCGCGGTGTGCGTCGCGTACCTCTCCCTCGGCGAATCCTTCGTCGCCCCCGCCCAGGTGGTAAAGGTCGTCCTCGGACAACCCTCCCCAGCCGACCTGGTGGTCGGCACGCTCCGCCTGCCCCGCATGACGGTGGGCCTGCTGGTCGGCCTGGCCTTCGGGGTGGCCGGCGCGCTGATCCAGACCGTCGCCCGCAACCCGCTCGCCTCCCCCGACATCATCGGCATCAGCCAGGGCGCGAGCGCCGTCACGGTGGCGGCACTGACCTTCGGCGTCACCTCGTACACGCTCCTCCCGTACCTCTCGGTCCTCGGCGGCGTGATCGCGGCCGCCCTCGTCTACGTCTTCGCGTGGCGCGGCGGCCTGCACGCGACCCGCTTCGTCCTCATCGGCATCGGCTTCGCCATCGCCCTGCGCTCGGTGACCACCCTGCTCATGACCAAGGGCGACTACCTGGTCGCGCAGCAGGCGCAGATCTGGATGACCGGCTCCCTCAACGGCCGCGGCTGGGACGTCGCGACCCCCCTGGCCTGGGTCCTCCTGGCCCTCCTCCCCGGCATCCTGTGGGCGGCCCGCGCCCAGCGCACCGTCTCCCTCGACGACGACACCGCCACGGCGCTCGGCATCCGGCTGGGCCGGGTCCGGCTCGGGCTCGTCGCCCTCGGCGTGATCCTGGCCTCGGTGGCCACGGGCGCCGCGGGCCCCGTCGACTTCGTCGCCCTGCTGGCCCCGCAGATCGCCCGCCGGATGACCCGCACGGCCCAGATCCCGCTCCTCTCCTCCGCCCTGACGGGCGCGGTGATCGTCGTCCTGGCCGACCTGCTCGCCCGCAAGCTCCTCTCCCCGACCGAACTCCCGGTGGGCGTCCTGACGGCCGCCGTCGGGGCCCCGTACCTGATCTGGCTGATCATGCGCAGCCGCACCGGAGGCAAGCAGTGA
- a CDS encoding ABC transporter permease subunit produces the protein MKTSTRPETHTGQAAPTRTRLSWVDFAVAAAFLVLGYAILQVGKGTTVNFDPADVPDVDTDPAKLPYYAARSVLRMFIALFASVVFTFGYAYAAARSRRLERVLIPALDILQSVPVLGFLSVLVTFFVALFPGSLLGLECAVIFAIFTSQAWNMTFGFYATLTSLPRELDEVSRSFGFTRWMRFWRVEVPAGVIDLVWNGMMSFAGGWFMLVASEAVSVSGQEYAVPGLGSYAGTAIGEGDLGKIAWVILAMTVTIVTVNFFFWRPLTAWAEKYKNEQSESTDVQRSYVLDFLRRSHWPRLLGRATAPARDATGRAARVLGRDDRALSVDPARRRTGDVVFGVVAGAVILWGLYDLVGYLQREAEAGLGVFGEPLLLGLITFVRVIVLVAAATVVWVPVGVWIGSSPRLTKIAQPVVQVLASFPANLLFPVAVWFFLRTGLNINIGCILLMALGAQWYILFNAIAGAMAIPSDLKEAMDDLGVRGLQRWKRLIIPAVFPSYVTGGITASGGAWNASIVGEVVTFAGTTLSATGLGAYIFHATEDGDFPKLIAGIAVMSLYVVGLNRLFWRPLYRLAERRYSI, from the coding sequence ATGAAGACCTCCACGCGCCCAGAGACCCACACCGGACAGGCGGCGCCCACCCGCACCCGCCTGTCCTGGGTCGACTTCGCCGTGGCGGCGGCCTTCCTGGTGCTCGGGTACGCGATCCTCCAGGTCGGCAAGGGCACCACGGTCAACTTCGACCCCGCCGACGTCCCCGACGTGGACACGGACCCGGCGAAGCTCCCGTACTACGCCGCCCGCAGCGTCCTGCGGATGTTCATCGCGCTGTTCGCCTCCGTGGTCTTCACCTTCGGCTACGCCTACGCCGCCGCCCGCAGCCGCCGCCTGGAACGGGTGCTGATCCCGGCCCTGGACATCCTCCAGTCCGTCCCCGTCCTCGGCTTCCTCTCGGTCCTCGTCACCTTCTTCGTGGCCCTGTTCCCCGGCTCGCTCCTCGGCCTCGAATGCGCCGTCATCTTCGCCATCTTCACCTCCCAGGCCTGGAACATGACCTTCGGGTTCTACGCCACCCTGACCTCCCTCCCCCGCGAACTCGACGAGGTGTCCCGCTCGTTCGGCTTCACCCGCTGGATGCGCTTCTGGCGCGTGGAGGTCCCCGCCGGGGTCATCGACCTGGTGTGGAACGGCATGATGAGCTTCGCCGGCGGCTGGTTCATGCTCGTGGCCTCCGAGGCGGTCTCCGTCTCCGGGCAGGAGTACGCCGTCCCGGGCCTCGGCTCGTACGCGGGCACCGCGATCGGCGAGGGCGACCTCGGGAAGATCGCCTGGGTCATCCTCGCGATGACCGTCACCATCGTCACCGTCAACTTCTTCTTCTGGCGGCCCCTCACGGCCTGGGCGGAGAAGTACAAGAACGAGCAGTCGGAGTCCACCGACGTCCAGCGCAGCTACGTACTGGACTTCCTGCGCCGCTCCCACTGGCCCCGCCTGCTCGGCCGTGCCACCGCCCCCGCCCGCGACGCCACCGGCCGGGCCGCCCGCGTACTGGGCCGCGACGACCGGGCGCTGTCCGTGGATCCGGCCCGCCGCCGGACCGGCGACGTGGTCTTCGGCGTCGTCGCCGGAGCCGTCATCCTGTGGGGCCTGTACGACCTGGTGGGCTACCTCCAGCGCGAAGCCGAAGCCGGCCTCGGGGTGTTCGGGGAGCCGCTGCTGCTCGGGCTGATCACCTTCGTCCGGGTGATCGTGCTCGTCGCCGCCGCCACCGTCGTGTGGGTGCCCGTGGGCGTGTGGATCGGCTCCTCGCCCCGGCTCACGAAGATCGCCCAGCCCGTGGTGCAGGTGCTGGCGAGCTTCCCCGCGAACCTGCTCTTCCCGGTGGCCGTCTGGTTCTTCCTCAGGACCGGGCTGAACATCAACATCGGCTGCATCCTGCTGATGGCCCTGGGCGCGCAGTGGTACATCCTCTTCAACGCCATCGCCGGAGCCATGGCCATCCCCTCGGACCTCAAGGAGGCCATGGACGACCTCGGCGTCCGCGGGCTCCAGCGCTGGAAGCGCCTGATCATCCCGGCCGTGTTCCCCTCGTACGTCACCGGCGGCATCACCGCCTCGGGCGGCGCCTGGAACGCCTCCATCGTCGGTGAGGTCGTCACCTTCGCCGGGACCACGCTGTCCGCGACCGGCCTCGGCGCGTACATCTTCCACGCCACCGAGGACGGGGACTTCCCCAAGCTGATCGCCGGGATCGCCGTCATGAGCCTGTACGTCGTCGGCCTCAACCGGTTGTTCTGGCGGCCCCTGTACCGGCTCGCGGAGCGCCGCTACTCCATCTGA
- a CDS encoding DUF3027 domain-containing protein, whose amino-acid sequence MSAATTRSRTPDRLCVEAVDLARAAAEEAAYPGVVGEHTAAIAEGDRVVTHFFECKDPGYRGWRWAVTVTRASRAKNVTLDETVLLPGDDALLAPEWVPWSERLRPGDMGPGDLLPTDAEDLRLEAGWSGEDAPPPNSVVSTEMAELVEAEDADVTDRAVVPVRGSITSVAEELGMRRARVLSRYGLHSAADRWDESFGAKTPMAQAAPASCVSCGFLVAIGGSLGQAFGICANEFGPADGRLVSLSYGCGGHSEAAVMPKPPRPAPPVLDSMASDEFHLRPSPDSGSVPTADELATDLGHS is encoded by the coding sequence GTGAGTGCTGCGACGACGCGAAGCCGTACCCCCGACCGCCTGTGCGTCGAGGCGGTAGACCTCGCCCGAGCGGCGGCCGAAGAAGCCGCCTACCCCGGAGTGGTCGGCGAACACACCGCCGCCATCGCGGAAGGTGACCGGGTCGTCACGCACTTCTTCGAGTGCAAGGACCCCGGCTACCGCGGCTGGCGTTGGGCCGTGACGGTGACACGTGCCTCCCGCGCGAAGAACGTCACCCTCGACGAAACGGTGCTGCTCCCGGGCGACGACGCCCTGCTGGCCCCCGAGTGGGTGCCGTGGAGCGAGCGGCTGCGGCCGGGCGACATGGGTCCGGGCGACCTGCTCCCCACGGACGCCGAGGACCTGCGCCTGGAGGCCGGCTGGTCGGGCGAGGACGCCCCGCCGCCGAACTCGGTGGTGTCCACCGAGATGGCCGAACTGGTCGAGGCGGAGGACGCCGACGTCACCGACCGCGCGGTGGTCCCCGTACGCGGCTCCATCACCTCCGTCGCGGAGGAACTGGGCATGCGGCGGGCGCGCGTGCTCTCCCGCTACGGGCTGCACAGCGCGGCCGACCGCTGGGACGAGTCCTTCGGCGCGAAGACCCCGATGGCGCAGGCGGCCCCGGCCTCGTGCGTCTCCTGTGGCTTCCTCGTCGCGATCGGCGGCTCGCTGGGCCAGGCCTTCGGCATCTGCGCGAACGAGTTCGGACCGGCCGACGGCCGGCTCGTCTCCCTGTCCTACGGCTGCGGCGGCCACTCGGAGGCCGCGGTCATGCCGAAGCCGCCGCGACCTGCGCCGCCCGTCCTGGACTCGATGGCCTCGGACGAGTTCCACCTCCGCCCGTCCCCCGACTCGGGTTCGGTCCCGACGGCGGACGAGCTGGCCACGGACCTCGGCCACTCGTAA
- a CDS encoding MFS transporter, translating into MAPVRSSDDGSGPARRAGRAIGRALHLPFTGTARGIRRATHAHGAGESGLGKLIELHAINGAGDVMITVALASTVFFSVPTDEARGRVALYLAITMAPFTLLAPVIGPLLDRLPHGRRAAMAGAMLTRALLAVMMSGAVATGGLELYPAALGVLVASKAYGVVRSAVVPRLLPPGFSLVKANSRVTLAGLLATGAAAPVGAALHTIGPPWPLYGACAIFIWGTFAAFTLPHKVDEAKGERRARLSTHEPHSKRPGLRTVSRPVLCGLLANASMRGLSGFLIFFLAFLLREHPLAGQSAAVSLGIVGVSAGVGNACGTAVGAWLRARAPEAIIAAVLSLTLAVAVLAAVFFSGVFMAVLGATAGFCQALAKLSLDAMIQRDVPEAVRTSAFARSETLLQVAWVLGGSIGIALPLNGVLGMSVAAAVVALGTTMALRGFLTSPRHQQHSSSRPRVA; encoded by the coding sequence GTGGCACCCGTACGGTCGTCCGATGACGGCTCGGGACCGGCCAGGCGGGCCGGCCGGGCCATCGGGCGTGCCCTGCACCTGCCCTTCACGGGTACGGCGCGCGGAATCCGGCGGGCCACCCACGCGCACGGGGCGGGCGAATCGGGTCTCGGCAAGCTGATCGAGCTGCACGCGATCAACGGCGCCGGTGATGTGATGATCACAGTTGCACTCGCCTCCACCGTCTTCTTCTCCGTCCCCACGGACGAGGCACGCGGCCGGGTCGCCCTGTACCTCGCCATCACGATGGCCCCCTTCACCCTGCTGGCCCCGGTGATCGGTCCCCTGCTGGACCGGCTGCCGCACGGACGGCGGGCCGCGATGGCCGGCGCGATGCTCACCCGGGCCCTGCTGGCCGTGATGATGTCGGGCGCGGTGGCCACGGGCGGGCTGGAGCTGTACCCGGCCGCCCTCGGCGTCCTCGTCGCCTCCAAGGCCTACGGGGTGGTCCGCAGCGCGGTGGTCCCACGACTCCTCCCACCGGGGTTCTCCCTGGTCAAGGCGAACTCCCGGGTCACCCTGGCCGGCCTGCTGGCCACCGGCGCCGCCGCGCCCGTGGGCGCCGCCCTGCACACGATCGGTCCGCCGTGGCCGCTCTACGGAGCGTGCGCGATCTTCATCTGGGGCACCTTCGCGGCGTTCACGCTGCCGCACAAGGTCGACGAGGCGAAGGGCGAGCGGCGGGCCCGGCTCTCCACCCACGAGCCGCACTCGAAGCGGCCGGGGCTGCGGACGGTCAGCCGGCCGGTGCTGTGCGGGCTGCTGGCGAACGCGTCGATGCGCGGGCTGTCCGGGTTCCTGATCTTCTTCCTGGCGTTCCTGCTGCGCGAGCACCCGCTCGCAGGGCAGAGCGCGGCGGTGTCGCTGGGCATCGTCGGCGTCTCGGCGGGCGTCGGCAACGCCTGCGGGACCGCCGTCGGGGCCTGGCTCCGGGCCCGCGCGCCCGAGGCGATCATCGCCGCCGTACTGTCCCTGACCCTCGCGGTGGCCGTCCTCGCGGCGGTCTTCTTCAGCGGGGTGTTCATGGCCGTCCTGGGCGCGACGGCCGGCTTCTGCCAGGCCCTCGCGAAGCTCTCGCTGGACGCGATGATCCAGCGCGACGTGCCCGAGGCCGTCCGTACGTCGGCCTTCGCCCGTTCGGAGACCCTGCTCCAGGTGGCCTGGGTACTGGGCGGCTCGATCGGCATCGCGCTCCCCCTCAACGGGGTCCTCGGCATGTCCGTCGCCGCGGCGGTGGTCGCCCTGGGCACGACGATGGCCCTGCGCGGCTTCCTCACCTCCCCGCGCCACCAGCAGCACAGCTCCTCCCGGCCCCGGGTGGCGTAG
- a CDS encoding 1,4-dihydroxy-6-naphthoate synthase has product MTAAAAAPPVRIAYSPCPNDTFVFDAWAHGRVPGAPALDVTFADIDLTNGMAERGELDVLKVSYAVLPWVLEEYALLPCGGALGRGCGPLVLTREPGLDLTGKTVAVPSERSTAYLLFRLWAADVLPEGVGKVVVLPFHEIMPAVRDGRVDAGLVIHEARFTYRDYGLHCLADMGEHWESTTGLPIPLGAIIAKRSLGADALRALAEAARTSVRMAWADPEASRPYVRAHAQELDPAVADQHIGLYVNEFTADLGEAGYAAVRGLLTRAAAEGLVPAIAADALVFP; this is encoded by the coding sequence ATGACCGCAGCAGCCGCCGCACCGCCCGTGCGGATCGCGTACTCGCCCTGCCCGAACGACACCTTCGTCTTCGACGCCTGGGCCCACGGCCGGGTCCCCGGCGCGCCCGCCCTCGACGTCACCTTCGCCGACATCGACCTCACCAACGGCATGGCCGAGCGCGGCGAGCTCGACGTGCTGAAGGTCTCCTACGCCGTCCTGCCGTGGGTCCTGGAGGAATACGCGCTCCTCCCCTGCGGCGGCGCGCTGGGCCGCGGTTGCGGGCCCCTGGTCCTCACCCGGGAGCCGGGCCTGGACCTGACCGGCAAGACGGTCGCGGTCCCGAGCGAACGCTCCACCGCCTACCTGCTGTTCCGGCTGTGGGCCGCCGACGTGCTGCCCGAAGGCGTCGGCAAGGTGGTCGTCCTCCCGTTCCACGAGATCATGCCCGCCGTGCGCGACGGCCGGGTGGACGCCGGACTGGTCATCCACGAGGCCCGGTTCACCTACCGCGACTACGGACTGCACTGTCTGGCCGACATGGGCGAGCACTGGGAGTCCACGACCGGCCTGCCGATCCCGCTCGGCGCGATCATCGCCAAGCGCTCCCTGGGCGCGGACGCGCTGCGCGCGCTCGCCGAGGCCGCCCGCACGTCGGTCCGGATGGCCTGGGCCGACCCGGAGGCGTCCCGGCCGTACGTACGGGCGCACGCGCAGGAGCTGGACCCGGCCGTCGCCGACCAGCACATCGGGCTGTACGTCAACGAGTTCACCGCCGACCTGGGCGAAGCCGGCTACGCGGCGGTGCGCGGGCTGCTGACCCGGGCGGCCGCGGAGGGTCTTGTTCCGGCCATCGCAGCCGACGCGCTGGTCTTCCCGTAG
- a CDS encoding iron ABC transporter permease has translation MSAPAPAAPAPPLPAAPAVVRRALTARRIAWTAAGLAALLCAVLLSLAVGARAIAPGEVFDALFRGATGPNAEVVRSLRVPRTLIALMVGAGLALAGTALQGITRNPIADPGILGISQGAGVAVVCAIAFAGVHTLSGYVWFAFAGAGIASVAVYAVASGGRGGATPVKLALAGAAINALLVSITMGVLTTKASALDEFRFWQVGSIAGRDTAVVHQIWPFLLVGAVLVTSAARGLDALALGEDLAKGLGQNIAAVRIVAGLGATILTGAGVAAAGPIAFIGLAVPHLARALVGSDHRWVLPVAALIGPVMLLVADVLGRILVPPGEVPAGVMTALIGVPFLVTLVRRKTVAA, from the coding sequence ATGTCAGCCCCCGCTCCCGCGGCTCCCGCGCCTCCCCTCCCCGCGGCCCCCGCCGTGGTCCGGCGCGCCCTGACGGCCCGTCGTATCGCCTGGACGGCGGCCGGCCTCGCCGCGCTGCTGTGCGCGGTGCTCCTCAGCCTCGCCGTCGGCGCCCGCGCCATCGCGCCCGGCGAGGTCTTCGACGCGCTCTTCCGGGGCGCGACCGGCCCGAACGCCGAGGTCGTCCGCTCGCTGCGCGTACCGCGCACCCTCATAGCCCTGATGGTCGGCGCGGGCCTCGCCCTCGCCGGAACCGCGCTCCAGGGCATCACCCGCAACCCGATCGCCGACCCCGGCATCCTCGGCATCAGCCAGGGAGCCGGGGTCGCGGTCGTCTGCGCCATCGCCTTCGCCGGGGTCCACACCCTGAGCGGCTACGTGTGGTTCGCCTTCGCGGGCGCCGGGATCGCCTCGGTGGCCGTGTACGCCGTCGCCTCCGGCGGCCGCGGCGGGGCGACCCCCGTCAAGCTGGCGCTGGCCGGGGCCGCGATCAACGCCCTGCTGGTGTCGATCACCATGGGCGTCCTCACGACGAAGGCCTCGGCCCTGGACGAGTTCCGCTTCTGGCAGGTCGGCTCCATCGCCGGGCGCGATACCGCCGTCGTCCACCAGATCTGGCCGTTCCTCCTCGTCGGCGCGGTCCTGGTGACATCCGCAGCGCGCGGCCTGGACGCGCTCGCCCTGGGCGAGGACCTCGCGAAGGGACTCGGGCAGAACATCGCCGCCGTACGGATCGTCGCCGGCCTCGGCGCCACGATCCTCACCGGCGCCGGGGTCGCGGCCGCCGGACCCATCGCCTTCATCGGCCTCGCCGTACCGCACCTCGCCCGCGCCCTCGTCGGCAGCGACCACCGCTGGGTCCTGCCCGTGGCCGCCCTGATCGGCCCGGTGATGCTCCTCGTCGCCGACGTCCTCGGCCGGATCCTCGTCCCGCCCGGCGAGGTCCCCGCCGGAGTGATGACCGCGCTGATCGGGGTGCCGTTCCTGGTCACGCTGGTCCGCCGCAAGACGGTGGCGGCATGA